One Candidatus Acidiferrales bacterium DNA segment encodes these proteins:
- a CDS encoding multicopper oxidase translates to MTTRRDFLKMGALAGGGLLLPLKWNVPSAFAQTLGRSLQRFVDPLPMPPVMQPITGVAGGAAYYEVAMMQFKQKLHRHLAPTKVWGYNGSYPSATIEARTGEPVQVKWINSLPATHFLPVDNTLAGAETNASRAVVHLHGGHVRPENDGGPNDWFLPGNFKIFDYPNSQRATTLWFHDHALAITRLNVYAGLAGFYLIRDGEEDSLNLPSGAYEIPLVIQDRSFNNDGSLFYPNTGQGAPPPVPPIWVPEFFGDTSLVNGKVWPFLNVEPRKYRFRFLNGCNARFLNLKLLESTAGGIILDPAAFGPVFNQIGNEGGFLPELVALNEILLGSAERADVIIDFSGHEGKYFVLQNNAPSPFGGVFDPSADEAPLPEIMQFRVTLPLSGMDTSSLPSKLPDITDLPRQSAVRDLTLEELLDANDNPIMLMLDGKHFDEPISQMPKLNTTEIWRLINLTGDTHPIHLHLVQFQVLDRRPFDVDFFNLTKQIKFTGPPVRPAPNERGRKDTVRANPAEVTRIKALFDIAGKYVWHCHILEHEDNDMMRPYEVVP, encoded by the coding sequence ATGACAACCAGACGAGATTTTCTAAAGATGGGTGCGCTGGCTGGCGGGGGACTTCTCTTGCCCTTGAAGTGGAACGTCCCGTCCGCCTTCGCGCAGACTCTTGGCCGGAGCCTTCAGAGATTCGTGGATCCGCTGCCCATGCCACCCGTGATGCAACCCATCACAGGTGTGGCTGGGGGAGCCGCCTACTACGAGGTTGCAATGATGCAGTTCAAGCAGAAGCTGCATCGCCACCTCGCTCCTACGAAGGTGTGGGGGTACAATGGCAGCTACCCCAGCGCAACCATCGAGGCACGGACCGGCGAGCCAGTCCAGGTCAAATGGATCAACAGCCTTCCCGCAACCCATTTCCTGCCGGTGGACAATACCCTCGCTGGTGCTGAAACGAACGCTTCCCGCGCTGTTGTACACCTGCACGGTGGTCACGTACGGCCAGAAAACGATGGTGGTCCTAATGACTGGTTCCTACCCGGCAACTTCAAAATCTTCGACTATCCTAACAGCCAGCGGGCAACCACGCTCTGGTTCCACGATCACGCGCTCGCCATCACGCGCCTGAACGTTTACGCGGGGCTTGCCGGCTTCTATCTGATCCGAGATGGCGAAGAGGACAGCCTCAACCTCCCCAGCGGAGCCTACGAGATTCCGCTCGTGATCCAGGATCGGTCGTTCAACAATGACGGCTCCCTGTTTTACCCGAATACAGGTCAAGGCGCCCCACCTCCTGTGCCTCCAATTTGGGTGCCGGAGTTCTTTGGGGATACCTCCCTGGTGAACGGTAAGGTCTGGCCGTTTTTGAACGTGGAGCCGAGGAAGTACCGTTTCCGGTTCTTGAACGGCTGTAACGCCCGGTTCCTTAACCTGAAGCTCCTCGAGAGCACGGCGGGTGGCATTATCCTCGACCCGGCGGCTTTTGGACCAGTGTTCAACCAGATCGGGAATGAGGGCGGGTTCCTGCCCGAGCTGGTGGCGCTCAACGAAATCCTGCTCGGGTCGGCAGAACGCGCTGATGTCATCATTGACTTCTCGGGCCATGAGGGGAAATATTTTGTCCTCCAAAACAACGCGCCCTCGCCATTTGGAGGGGTATTTGACCCCTCGGCTGACGAAGCTCCTCTTCCTGAAATCATGCAGTTCAGAGTGACCCTGCCGCTTTCGGGCATGGACACCAGTTCTCTGCCGTCGAAGCTGCCAGACATCACCGACCTCCCTAGACAGTCGGCGGTGAGGGATTTGACCCTCGAAGAACTTCTGGACGCAAACGACAACCCCATCATGTTGATGCTCGATGGAAAGCACTTTGATGAGCCCATCTCGCAGATGCCGAAGCTCAACACGACTGAGATCTGGCGCCTGATCAACCTCACGGGGGACACGCACCCCATTCACCTACACCTGGTCCAGTTCCAGGTCCTTGACCGGCGGCCGTTCGACGTGGACTTCTTCAACCTAACAAAACAGATTAAGTTCACCGGGCCTCCTGTTCGGCCAGCCCCCAATGAGCGCG
- a CDS encoding IS5 family transposase has product MAIADRHGLPVACSLASASPHETQLVEATLAQRFVRAKPEKMIGDAAYDSDPLDQQLRRDHGIELVAPHRPNRRRKTQDGRALRRYCRRWKIERLFAWLYNFRRLVVRWESYEENFLAMIQLGCLVILLRHL; this is encoded by the coding sequence ATGGCGATCGCAGACCGCCATGGTCTTCCTGTCGCCTGCAGCCTCGCCAGCGCTTCGCCGCATGAAACGCAACTCGTCGAAGCCACACTCGCACAGCGTTTCGTCCGCGCCAAGCCAGAAAAGATGATCGGCGACGCGGCCTACGACAGCGACCCGCTCGATCAGCAACTGCGTCGAGATCACGGCATCGAACTGGTGGCGCCGCACCGACCTAACCGGCGACGCAAAACCCAAGACGGCCGCGCCCTGCGCCGCTACTGCCGCCGCTGGAAGATCGAGCGCCTTTTCGCTTGGCTGTACAACTTCCGCCGGCTGGTCGTGCGCTGGGAATCCTACGAAGAGAATTTCCTCGCCATGATCCAGCTCGGCTGCCTCGTCATCCTCCTGAGGCATTTATGA